Within the Pseudomonadota bacterium genome, the region CCCGCCGTTCAGAACCGTGTACCGACCGTCCAGGTCGTATTGGAGAGCGATGTTGGCCCAGAAGTCTTCATCGGGTGCCTCAGCCGTGGACGTCTCAAACGACCGCGCCGGTTGGCCGATTGCAGTTGCGCTGGCGGCGACTAGGCCAGCGCCCAGTAGATTTCGTCGAGCAACGTTGATCATGCCAGGCTCCTCATTTAGCTACACCGCTGGGTGTCGGCACCCGCTTTGGTCGGGCGAGCCGGTGGGTTGGGTTTCTGGAACACCGCGGTGCGATTAGGATACCGGAACCCGCCGGGGTCCCGCTTAGTACGCAGGGATGGTAGTGTAAGTAAGCGAGGCGGCCTTCCCGCATCCTTTGAAGTGTAATAACATATCATTTGGTTGTTCGCGCCGCGTCCGCTGCCTAGAGAAGGTCGCGCAACCGGCACTGACTGACGTCCTTTTGGCCCGAGTTTTCCGCTATGAATTCTGAAGTTGTGAGCCCCGTAACCTCGACACGGTCGCTTGACCTGTGCGCCGCGGGTCTCTCTTTACTGTGCCTCCTGCACTGTGTCGCGCTGCCTTTCCTGGCGGTGCTGCTGCCAGCTACAGCCGTGCTGGCGGAGGCTGAGTGGGTGCACCGGGTCCTGGTTTTTATGGCCGCACCGATCAGCTTTTTTGTGCTGAGCCGGACAACGGCAGAGCAGGGGCGCGCTTTGTTCGCGGTGCTCGCACTGACCGGGCTCGCTCTGCTGTTCTCGGGGGCGTTTGTGGAGGCGCTTGAAGCGCACGAGCAGTGGATCACCGTTGTGGGCGCCTCGCTTGTCGGCGGTGCCCACCTGAATCACTGGTTTCGACAACGGCGGTCGCCAAAGGCACGGCAAAGTCCTGCCAGCGCTTGATGGGCTAGACTGATGACATCACTCGGCAATAGGGAGAGCTGCACTGGGTAAACATATATGCCATCCCGCTGACATTTCAGACAAGTGGCGAAAAATCGCGGAGACTCGCTGCGCAGACCTTGGAGAGCGCCTAACCCCGGCTCGCCTTCTGGCATACGCGGAGCTGGTGGCGAGTAAAAAAGCCCTGTCAGCCTATGAGCTTATCGCCAAGCTGGAAAAGAAAGCTGCTAAAAAGATTGCACCGCTGACGGTGTACCGTCATCTGGACTTCTTGATTCGGGTTGGACTGGTCCATCGGCTCGAATCGATTCAATCGTATGTCGCCTGTGACCACCCCGAACGCAACCATGAGGGGCAGTACCTGCTCTGCTCGCAATGTGGTCAGGTCGACGAGGTTGAGTCATCGAAGGTCGAGCAACTGCTAAACCAGATCGCCGATAATCGCGGCTTTAAGCCGATCAATGCTGTGATCGAGATTGCGGGGCTTTGCGTCAACTGCGCTGAGCAAGGATCCAAGTAGCCTCGTGATCAACGACCTAATTCGTATCCTGACATTAGCCAGCTAGACGAACGGCGACTCGAGGTTTCCCATTGAGCCAATCGCAGGTTTTGGAAACACAATCTCTGACGGTAGAACGTGGGGGTCGTCGGGTTCTGCACGACGTGAGTTTTGCGGTTGCTGAGGGAGAGGTTTTTGCGCTGCTCGGCGGCAACGGTGCCGGCAAATCGACGACGCTGCTCACATTTCTGGGGCTGCTTGCGCCTCAGCAGGGCAGGGCCTTGGCCTTTGGGCAGGATGTTTACGCCAGCGTGGAGGCTGTTCGAAGGAAAGCAGCTTACCTGCCCGAGACCGCAAGCCTTTACGCTCATCTAAACGCTTGGGAGAACGTTAGCTACTTCCTGGACCTTGCCCGGTCGCCCCGCCCCCGCGACGAGCTGGCGCAGGCATTTGACGAAGTTGGCCTGCCGAACGATGCAAGAGGCCGTCGACTCGACAGTTATTCCAAGGGTATGCGCCAGAAGGTCGCCATCGCCCTGGCCCTGCTTCGGCGCGTGCCGCTGCTGCTGCTGGACGAACCCACCTCCGGACTGGATCCGGTTGCCATCGATGAATTCAACGCGCTGATATCGAGTCTGGCCCAGCGCGGAAGCACCGTAATGATGGTGACCCATGACGTGTACGGTGCTTGCCAGGTAGCCCGTAGGGTAGGTCTGCTGCGGCGCGGTGAGTTTGTTGGGACCTTCGAAGCGCCGGCAGACGGGATGATCGACGCAGACGAACTGCACCGCGCATTCGCGCGATCGCACGCATCATGAGCCCGGTTTTTCGCATCGCCGCGGAGGAGTGGCGCTACTGGCGCCGGTCGCGGCTAGGCCTTGCGGCATCGGTTGTGATCGTAATCGTTCTGTTGGCTTCCGCGGTAGTGACCTGGCGCGAGGTGGCGTCGGAACGAGACCAGCGCGAGCAGCTGCAGACCACCGCGGAGAACATCTTCTTCGACCAGCCGGCTCGCCACCCGCACCGCATGGTGCACTATGGACACTACGTTTTTCGCACGCCGCCGCCTCTCGCGCTGATCGATCCGGGGGTCGATGTATACACCGGTGCTGCGGTTTTTCTGGAAGGCCACCGTCAGAATTCCGCAACTTTTTCGCCTGCCTACAGCGGTCCTCAAGGCGGCAGTTTCGCCAACCTGTCGCCGGCAACGGTCTACCAGGTGCTGGTTCCGCTCATGCTGATTGCGGTGGGATTCTCGGCTGTTGCGCGAGAACGCGAACGCGGTAGCGACCTGCTGCTTCTGACAGCACCGATGTCGTCCCGTGAACTCTGGTTCGGCAAAACGCTTGCGCTGGCCGCCGTCGCAGCTCTGGTGCTGCTGCCGCTACTCGCGGCGGTGGTCCTCGCAACAGGCTACGCGCTGGACGGCATAATGCTCCTGGTTGGCTACGCGCTGTATTTGCTTGGCTGGGTGTGTCTGACGACCAGCGTCTCGGCACGCAGCAGATCATCTTCCAATGCGTTGGCCGTGTTGCTTTCGCTGTGGCTCGCCGCATGTATTGTGCTACCCCGAGTTGCCGCCAGCGGTGCTGAGGTGCTGCTACCGGTACCCAGCAAAATTGAGGCTGATCTTGCCGTCGCCAAAGCGATGCGGAGCCTGGGGGATGGGCACAATGCAGCGGACCCGGCCTTTGAGCAGCTGCGCGCCAATCTGCTGGTTCAGCACGACGTCGATAAGGTAGAGGACCTGCCGGTCAACATTCGGGGTGTAGTGGCCGAGGCCGCCGAAGCGGAGCTAAAGCAGGTTATGGACGGTTTTGCGGAAGGCTACGCCATACAGGAAAAGGCGCAGGCTGATGCGGTCCGCTGGTCAAGCCTGTTGTCACCGCTATTGGCGATTCGTGGCTTTTCCACGTCTCTGGCCGGTACCGATCTGGCTCACCGGCATCGATTCTTGATCGAGGCAGAAGAA harbors:
- a CDS encoding transcriptional repressor, with protein sequence MAETRCADLGERLTPARLLAYAELVASKKALSAYELIAKLEKKAAKKIAPLTVYRHLDFLIRVGLVHRLESIQSYVACDHPERNHEGQYLLCSQCGQVDEVESSKVEQLLNQIADNRGFKPINAVIEIAGLCVNCAEQGSK
- a CDS encoding ABC transporter ATP-binding protein; the protein is METQSLTVERGGRRVLHDVSFAVAEGEVFALLGGNGAGKSTTLLTFLGLLAPQQGRALAFGQDVYASVEAVRRKAAYLPETASLYAHLNAWENVSYFLDLARSPRPRDELAQAFDEVGLPNDARGRRLDSYSKGMRQKVAIALALLRRVPLLLLDEPTSGLDPVAIDEFNALISSLAQRGSTVMMVTHDVYGACQVARRVGLLRRGEFVGTFEAPADGMIDADELHRAFARSHAS
- a CDS encoding DUF3526 domain-containing protein; this translates as MSPVFRIAAEEWRYWRRSRLGLAASVVIVIVLLASAVVTWREVASERDQREQLQTTAENIFFDQPARHPHRMVHYGHYVFRTPPPLALIDPGVDVYTGAAVFLEGHRQNSATFSPAYSGPQGGSFANLSPATVYQVLVPLMLIAVGFSAVARERERGSDLLLLTAPMSSRELWFGKTLALAAVAALVLLPLLAAVVLATGYALDGIMLLVGYALYLLGWVCLTTSVSARSRSSSNALAVLLSLWLAACIVLPRVAASGAEVLLPVPSKIEADLAVAKAMRSLGDGHNAADPAFEQLRANLLVQHDVDKVEDLPVNIRGVVAEAAEAELKQVMDGFAEGYAIQEKAQADAVRWSSLLSPLLAIRGFSTSLAGTDLAHRHRFLIEAEEARYRFVQELNQLHASDLNYADDIRRSSDAGAEKRTRVSSDNWESLAKFRLTPDPLADRLGRGLPFFALLLAFLVLATVLGVTARPAGVR
- a CDS encoding MerC domain-containing protein, giving the protein MNSEVVSPVTSTRSLDLCAAGLSLLCLLHCVALPFLAVLLPATAVLAEAEWVHRVLVFMAAPISFFVLSRTTAEQGRALFAVLALTGLALLFSGAFVEALEAHEQWITVVGASLVGGAHLNHWFRQRRSPKARQSPASA